A region of the Cucurbita pepo subsp. pepo cultivar mu-cu-16 chromosome LG14, ASM280686v2, whole genome shotgun sequence genome:
gttggttggtttagTTTGGTGGGCGATTCCAACGCCCCTTATAGGTAAGCAAATATATATTGACTCTTCTGTGGCCTTTGTATAAGGAATTATATATTACGGATTCCAatctaaagttttaaattttgggtcgGTTGAATTAGTGAcctgtgttggatgatgaaagtcctacttccgctaatttagggaatgatcatgggtttataatcaaggaatactatctcgaTTGGTATGATGccctcaaagcaaagccatgagagcttatgttcaaaggagtcaatatcataccattgtggagagtcgtgttcgtctaacaactTGAATAACTCAATCTAATAGTAGTCTCTATTTTTTGATTGGGTTAtcagttaaattatttttaaagagttatatttattagataactaaaatattaaaaagttcaaatatcaaacattcactaGTCATAACGCATTATTAATACCGATTACAAACGTGTAATGTTGTAAATCtttataataaacttaaaagtaTGGTAGGATTGGATTGTAAACCATGTACtgacttaaattttcaatttttctaaaatttatctaACCCAACCTGGATGGTCTGAATTAGGTAGTCCAAGTTGGTTAGATTCTTGAGTCATTTGAACACccttaccaaaaaaaaaaaaaaaaaNTGTAATATGAATAGGATATTGCTCTCATTGATTTTTAGCCATGTCAATGTTTATTTGGAGGACATGAAgttcaacaacaaaaaaaaattatttgaatatggGGAGTAGATACTACGAGAGTACCTCATTCGTGTTTTTTTGATTTGGTGAACTCATTATCGACGGGGGACTTTTTCGATCAATATCAAAGGTTAACCAACTACCATACTTTATAAACAATACCAAGGATTAGCTAATGTGAAGGACAATAACTCTCGAGATATTTCACAGtcatatgatattgtttattgagtataagctctcataattttatttttgattaattttacTCAAAGAGTTGGACCATAAGAGATAATTGTTctcattttgttctttcaaCAAACTCGACCTCTCATGCCCATACATATGGCGACATGCTTTTGCTGCCTCTCTTCAACTCCTCGATTTGGTTTATCATGATATTGTAGAGGTTGGAAATATGGTCTTTTTTACTTGCAagcaaaaaagagaaaaggaggaaaaaaaaaacgtcttACCAAGTATTATCTAAAGACGGGGTTCCTCATCTCAAAACCAATTGGTAATGAGAGtaactatatattttataacgATTGTGAAACTTCGCCACCTTTCCAATTTGGGATTCTCAATATGTTCTCTCAAGTTGGTATCTCTTTGGATTCACCATACGACAAAACATCATATGTTTGAATCTTTGTAATGTCGTTcttgttaaaattttgatacaattacatttaaaatcacaataataatccTACCAGAAAGAAGTCATTGAATTTAATCATATAAGAAAGAAgtcagaagaaaaaaaaaaaaaaaaatcaattgagaTCCATAAAAATGGAACATACATATCCCGAACCCTTTTcttgaaagttcaaatttatgtTCTCTTGTCATAATTCATAAGAGTTTAGCTTACCCCTTCTTTCAAAAAGTACGGTCTTTTCCTTTTcgtgaaacaaaattacaaatcgTCATCATATTTATCGATGTAAAAGATGAGTAATTGTGAACATCAAAATAGTTGAAGGATTATAACATCTATGTCCAAGATGAGCAGCCAACAAGAATAAGAATCTCAAACCTAATTTTCCGTGGTAACATGAAGTaacaaaagttaaaagttCTTTTTTGTTACCTCAGCGAGCTATAAAGCATCATTCATGAGTTTCTCCGTAAGAGCTTTGGGAAGTCCCATCACTGTGTCAGTTGAACCTACCTGTTATACACTAAAATGTTTCAGGTTCTGATAGATAGATATGCCTACACAAGGTTAAATCAAGGCCTAAAGTGTTAGGATCATCATTCACTTTACAGTGAAATCAAAGGATGTTAGTTGGAACTGAAGTGAGGAGAATGTGACATCTCTTAATAGAAAATGTTTCACAAAGACCACATCCGTTTGAACTTCCAGATCAGAATTAGATTAGATATAGCGAACAAATGGTAAATATAAAGGGGAATAACAAAACATCCAGTTCCCAGGCATATTTGTATTTTCCTAAATATAACTtccaaaggaaaaataaacaaatgacTCGGTCCCAAGCAAGCCAGTTCAGTCGATTTGTTGATGGAAATAAGTGAAGGAtgtacattaaaataaaaacggtgagatcccacatcggttggagaggggaacaaagcattccttataagtatgtggaaacctctccctaacatatgcgttttaaaaccttgaagggaagtccaGAAAGGAAAGCGGAAAGAGGTCAGGCAggctaattttcttttgtaatgcATTGTCTTGAGTAAATGTTTTAGAACCTTGATGAGATGTTCGACTCCCCAAACTGAACATGCATAATACGATATGAAAAGCTAAGTTAATGTTTCGACACGTGGGTTCGTTCATCCTAGgatatgaatttattatcATTCATTACACAAATCTAGAGTTATGAAACCCTTTCAGGTCCATGAGTCAATCTGTACTCATTCTTTATATAGATTACAGACAACAAAACACAATGTTCAGATGTCTGCAAAAGCATATCAGTAGAGATATATTACTAACCACTGCCTCAACTAACGGCCAAGTCAGTGGATGTTCCAACATCAGACCTCCAGCTACTTTGAATGTAACGTCCTCTTCAATCTGATGCAATTTACCATCAATAAGACTTGAAAACAATGTAAATGAAAAGCATAACTTTGGAAAAGATCTAAATAGGCAATATTCCCACGTTTACCAGGCTATCTATAATCTCCTCTGGTATGTCATAGAAATAAACCTTCAGCAGAAAATTAGCCCAACGTTATTCAACTTGACCTCGAACCATGTAAACGCTGTCCCTCGGTTAAGGAAGGATAAAATGTGAGTTGAAGGTTAGTATACCTCTGCCTCTTCCCATCCCCCTTTTCTTGTTCCTGTCTTGAGGTTGGTTATGAGTACAGAACCCACAACAGATGCATGACTACCAGAATAGCCTGCAGGTCGTTAAGTTGATCATTAGACATGCTTCAATTTTCACATCGTTctacaagaagaagaaataaatgtttgaaatcTGGAAGACAATTGACCTTTGATAAATTTTCGAGCTTCCTCCTTGTTAGATGGTTTCTCTCTAATCGTTCCTTCATAGACCACCACctcaaaataaatcaaatgcAATAACTAAGACTTAAGAAACTTCATANACAAATAACTAGTACATGAAACTACGTACGGAGAAAGAAGTGATATAACTTTAAACCATGAGCATAGCTTCATAGTTATGGCACGATGTAGCGCAGCTTGGTAGCGCGTTTGTTTTGGGTACAAAATGTCACGGGTTCGAATTCTATCATCCCTACCTATTACTTTATCTTCTGAACAGTAACAAGGAATCAATTGAGATCCATAAAAATGGAACATACATATCCCGAACCCTTTTcttgaaagttcaaatttatgtTCTCTTGTCATAATTCATAAGAGTTTAGCTTACCCCTTCTTTCAAAAAGTACGGTCTTTTCCTTTTcgtgaaacaaaattacaaatcgTCATCATATTTATCGATGTAAAAGATGAGTAATTGTGAACATCAAAATAGTTGAAGGATTATAACATCTATGTCCAAGATGAGCAGCCAACAAGAATAAGAATCTCAAACCTAATTTTCCGTGGTAACATGAAGTaacaaaagttaaaagttCTTTTTTGTTACCTCAGCGAGCTATAAAGCATCATTCATGAGTTTCTCCGTAAGAGCTTTGGGAAGTCCCATCACTGTGTCAGTTGAACCTACCTGTTATACACTAAAATGTTTCAGGTTCTGATAGATAGATATGCCTACACAAGGTTAAATCAAGGCCTAAAGTGTTAGGATCATCATTCACTTTACAGTGAAATCAAAGGATGTTAGTTGGAACTGAAGTGAGGAGAATGTGACATCTCTTAATAGAAAATGTTTCACAAAGACCACATCCGTTTGAACTTCCAGATCAGAATTAGATTAGATATAGCGAACAAATGGTAAATATAAAGGGGAATAACAAAACATCCAGTTCCCAGGCATATTTGTATTTTCCTAAATATAACTtccaaaggaaaaataaacaaatgacTCGGTCCCAAGCAAGCCAGTTCAGTCGATTTGTTGATGGAAATAAGTGAAGGAtgtacattaaaataaaaacggtgagatcccacatcggttggagaggggaacaaagcattccttataagtatgtggaaacctctccctaacatatgcgttttaaaaccttgaagggaagtccaGAAAGGAAAGCGGAAAGAGGTCAGGCAggctaattttcttttgtaatgcATTGTCTTGAGTAAATGTTTTAGAACCTTGATGAGATGTTCGACTCCCCAAACTGAACATGCATAATACGATATGAAAAGCTAAGTTAATGTTTCGACACGTGGGTTCGTTCATCCTAGgatatgaatttattatcATTCATTACACAAATCTAGAGTTATGAAACCCTTTCAGGTCCATGAGTCAATCTGTACTCATTCTTTATATAGATTACAGACAACAAAACACAATGTTCAGATGTCTGCAAAAGCATATCAGTAGAGATATATTACTAACCACTGCCTCAACTAACGGCCAAGTCAGTGGATGTTCCAACATCAGACCTCCAGCTACTTTGAATGTAACGTCCTCTTCAATCTGATGCAATTTACCATCAATAAGACTTGAAAACAATGTAAATGAAAAGCATAACTTTGGAAAAGATCTAAATAGGCAATATTCCCACGTTTACCAGGCTATCTATAATCTCCTCTGGTATGTCATAGAAATAAACCTTCAGCAGAAAATTAGCCCAACGTTATTCAACTTGACCTCGAACCATGTAAACGCTGTCCCTCGGTTAAGGAAGGATAAAATGTGAGTTGAAGGTTAGTATACCTCTGCCTCTTCCCATCCCCCTTTTCTTGTTCCTGTCTTGAGGTTGGTTATGAGTACAGAACCCACAACAGATGCATGACTACCAGAATAGCCTGCAGGTCGTTAAGTTGATCATTAGACATGCTTCAATTTTCACATCGTTctacaagaagaagaaataaatgtttgaaatcTGGAAGACAATTGACCTTTGATAAATTTTCGAGCTTCCTCCTTGTTAGATGGTTTCTCTCTAATCGTTCCTTCATAGACCACCACctcaaaataaatcaaatgcAATAACTAAGACTTAAGAAacttcataaaaataaaaataaaaaagaaagtgcaTCACGAATGGATACATATCCCTTGCACAACTGAAATTAGTAACTTGTTTGTTACCTAGGATGGATTTGGTACAACTCTTTGAAGCTTTTCAAAATGTTCTTACATAATTATAAGTGATTTCTGAGAATTCTAAAAGTATTTGAAAGAATGAACACTTAATCGGCAAAGTTATCTAAACTCACTCTAATAACTCTAATATTATGCGAGTTTATGCAAATACTGAACAGGAAGAGGGAGTTAAAGCATACTGTGTCTGCAGTGAGTAACAGTGTT
Encoded here:
- the LOC111810666 gene encoding maf-like protein DDB_G0281937, with translation MAAAKSPFQIILGSSSMARRRILSEMGYEFTIMTADIDEKAIRKERPEELVVALAEAKADAIMSRILATGAQLDNDAPATLLLTADTVVVYEGTIREKPSNKEEARKFIKGYSGSHASVVGSVLITNLKTGTRKGGWEEAEVYFYDIPEEIIDSLIEEDVTFKVAGGLMLEHPLTWPLVEAVVGSTDTVMGLPKALTEKLMNDAL
- the LOC111810407 gene encoding uncharacterized protein LOC111810407, translated to MLMVVVYEGTIREKPSNKEEARKFIKGYSGSHASVVGSVLITNLKTGTRKGGWEEAEVYFYDIPEEIIDSLIEEDVTFKVAGGLMLEHPLTWPLVEAVVGSTDTVMGLPKALTEKLMNDAL